A DNA window from Actinokineospora baliensis contains the following coding sequences:
- a CDS encoding EscU/YscU/HrcU family type III secretion system export apparatus switch protein translates to MSGNKDATEKPTPKKLKEARSEGQTARTQDLGAWAAVLVATWVIPGVFSDLFDSSAGLLRRIAKFIANPDQADAFTLLGDAFKDGALAVAPLLGATLLAVLAGAGVQGGLRPAMKLLKPKFTRLNPLKGLKRMFGPQSVWELVKTILKCGILAVVLYTAVKDLVPTIMGSGSLPLQALVATLGDTVLSLIRLAAVAGLAMGVADYLVAKRRVGKELRMTKQQVKDEHKNTDGNPEIKGQIRARQMAMSRNRMMSDIPTADVIMANPTHVAVALRYDPDKGAPRVVAKGAGEIAAKIRELATEHRVPIVRDIPLARALYSACEVGQEIPMDLFGPVAHVLAFLHRLRSRGSAAGIHNMPAGAAA, encoded by the coding sequence ATGAGCGGGAACAAGGACGCCACCGAGAAGCCGACACCGAAGAAGCTCAAGGAGGCCAGGTCAGAGGGCCAGACCGCGCGCACCCAGGACCTGGGTGCCTGGGCCGCGGTGCTGGTCGCCACCTGGGTCATCCCCGGGGTGTTCAGCGACCTGTTCGACAGCAGCGCGGGCCTGCTGCGCCGGATCGCGAAGTTCATCGCCAACCCCGACCAGGCCGACGCCTTCACCCTGCTCGGTGACGCGTTCAAGGACGGCGCGCTCGCCGTCGCCCCGCTGCTGGGCGCGACGCTGCTCGCGGTGCTGGCTGGCGCGGGCGTCCAAGGTGGACTGCGGCCCGCGATGAAGCTGCTCAAGCCCAAGTTCACCCGGCTCAACCCGCTCAAGGGCCTCAAGCGGATGTTCGGCCCGCAGTCGGTGTGGGAGCTGGTCAAGACGATCCTCAAGTGCGGGATCCTCGCGGTGGTGCTCTACACCGCGGTCAAGGACCTGGTCCCCACCATCATGGGCTCGGGCTCGCTGCCGCTGCAGGCCCTGGTCGCCACCCTGGGCGACACGGTCCTGTCGCTGATCCGCCTGGCCGCCGTCGCGGGCCTGGCGATGGGCGTCGCCGACTACCTGGTGGCCAAGCGCCGGGTCGGCAAGGAGCTGCGGATGACCAAGCAGCAGGTCAAGGACGAACACAAGAACACCGACGGCAACCCCGAGATCAAGGGCCAGATCCGGGCCCGCCAGATGGCCATGAGCCGCAACCGCATGATGTCCGACATCCCCACCGCCGACGTCATCATGGCCAACCCCACGCACGTGGCCGTGGCCCTGCGCTACGACCCCGACAAGGGCGCCCCCCGCGTGGTGGCCAAGGGCGCGGGCGAGATCGCCGCCAAGATCCGCGAACTCGCCACAGAACACCGAGTCCCCATCGTCCGCGACATCCCCCTGGCCCGGGCGCTCTACAGCGCGTGCGAGGTCGGTCAAGAGATCCCCATGGACCTGTTCGGCCCGGTAGCCCACGTCCTGGCCTTCCTCCACCGCCTCCGCAGCCGAGGCTCCGCAGCAGGCATCCACAACATGCCCGC
- the fliQ gene encoding flagellar biosynthesis protein FliQ, with protein MNDTTIIELGVQAMLVTGKLAAPILLTALVVGFGISLFQSVTQIQEVTLSFVPKAIGVAAALLLTGSWMVHEIVSFTGGLYERIPALVG; from the coding sequence GTGAACGACACCACCATCATCGAGCTCGGCGTGCAGGCCATGCTGGTCACCGGCAAGCTGGCCGCCCCCATCCTGCTGACCGCCCTCGTGGTCGGTTTCGGCATCTCGCTGTTCCAGTCGGTGACCCAGATCCAGGAGGTCACCCTGTCGTTCGTGCCCAAGGCGATCGGGGTCGCGGCGGCGCTGCTGCTGACCGGGTCCTGGATGGTGCACGAGATCGTCAGCTTCACCGGCGGCCTCTACGAGCGGATCCCGGCGCTGGTCGGCTGA
- a CDS encoding flagellar biosynthetic protein FliR, whose amino-acid sequence MEAALAPGTLTALLLAVIRCVAWLITCPPFNGRAIPGTIKAMLAVAMVLPLVPKLSTNVPSSETWTLMIAAIEQVVVGAGLGFLTAVIFAGVQAAGDLLDVFGGFSLAFAYDPLSFSGNAGVLGRFYGLTATALMFATDAHQLVMRGFTLSYEAIPLGGGFSLERLADLLTTGLGRLFLAAVLIAGPMIVVLFCADIGLGLLNRVAPALNPFSVGFPAKVGLTLVMVGLAITLLPQAVHAIAEEATNAVLKAIGR is encoded by the coding sequence GTGGAGGCCGCGCTCGCCCCGGGGACGCTCACGGCGCTGCTGCTCGCCGTGATCCGGTGCGTGGCGTGGTTGATCACCTGCCCGCCGTTCAACGGGCGGGCGATCCCCGGGACGATCAAGGCCATGCTCGCGGTGGCGATGGTGCTGCCGCTGGTGCCCAAGCTGTCGACGAACGTGCCCAGCTCCGAGACCTGGACGCTGATGATCGCGGCGATCGAGCAGGTCGTGGTCGGCGCGGGGCTGGGGTTCCTCACCGCGGTGATCTTCGCGGGGGTGCAGGCCGCAGGCGACCTGCTCGACGTGTTCGGCGGGTTCTCGCTGGCCTTCGCCTACGACCCGCTGTCGTTCTCCGGCAACGCCGGTGTGCTCGGCCGGTTCTACGGCCTGACCGCCACCGCGCTGATGTTCGCCACCGACGCCCACCAGTTGGTGATGCGCGGCTTCACACTGTCGTATGAAGCGATCCCGCTCGGTGGCGGCTTCTCCCTCGAAAGGCTGGCGGACCTGCTCACCACCGGGCTAGGCAGGCTGTTCCTGGCGGCGGTGCTCATCGCGGGCCCGATGATCGTGGTGCTGTTCTGCGCCGACATCGGCCTTGGCCTGCTCAACCGAGTCGCACCCGCGCTGAACCCGTTTTCCGTGGGTTTCCCTGCGAAGGTGGGTCTCACGCTGGTGATGGTCGGGCTGGCCATCACGTTGCTGCCGCAGGCGGTGCACGCCATCGCCGAGGAAGCCACCAACGCCGTACTGAAAGCGATCGGGCGATGA